Proteins found in one Euzebya sp. genomic segment:
- a CDS encoding class I SAM-dependent methyltransferase, whose protein sequence is MAAPTTTDVPRDPRRDNIVYHDWEALTYDEKWSISFDERCIDYAVGRFAAALGGTPRRFERVLEVGGGTGFFLLNVAQAGYVGEAWTTDISEQMVKTCIANGRRLGIEVQGRAAEAESLPFDDASFDLVMGHAFIHHVPDLEAAFAEFRRVLKPGGRLIIAGEPTLLGDAVANQFKRVTRLGIKAAAAVLGHDRVLAPPHHAPEDADAAALEQHVDLHIFTPAELERLATTGGFTDVETVTEELTANWFGWVTRTAEAMLADGILPPSYPLFAYRVWRSLFWLDSHVLDRVVPKDHCYTAIRTAVRPPAGADDRG, encoded by the coding sequence ATGGCCGCACCCACCACCACCGACGTCCCGCGGGACCCCCGCCGGGACAACATCGTCTACCACGACTGGGAGGCGCTGACCTACGACGAGAAGTGGTCGATCAGCTTCGACGAGCGCTGCATCGACTACGCGGTCGGCCGCTTCGCCGCGGCGCTCGGCGGCACGCCGCGCCGCTTCGAGCGGGTCCTCGAGGTCGGCGGGGGGACCGGGTTCTTCCTGCTCAACGTCGCCCAGGCCGGCTACGTCGGCGAGGCGTGGACGACCGACATCTCCGAGCAGATGGTGAAGACCTGCATCGCGAACGGGCGGCGCCTCGGCATCGAGGTGCAGGGTCGGGCGGCGGAGGCGGAGTCCCTCCCCTTCGACGACGCGAGCTTCGACCTGGTGATGGGCCACGCGTTCATCCACCACGTCCCCGACCTCGAGGCGGCGTTCGCCGAGTTCCGCCGGGTCCTGAAGCCCGGCGGTCGGCTGATCATCGCCGGCGAGCCGACGCTCCTCGGCGACGCGGTCGCCAACCAGTTCAAGCGGGTGACCCGCCTGGGCATCAAGGCCGCCGCGGCGGTCCTCGGCCACGACCGGGTCCTGGCCCCGCCCCACCACGCGCCGGAGGACGCCGACGCCGCGGCCCTCGAGCAGCACGTCGACCTCCACATCTTCACCCCCGCGGAGCTGGAGCGGCTCGCCACCACCGGCGGGTTCACCGACGTGGAGACCGTCACCGAGGAGCTGACCGCGAACTGGTTCGGCTGGGTGACCCGCACGGCCGAGGCGATGCTCGCCGACGGCATCCTGCCGCCCAGCTACCCCCTGTTCGCCTACCGGGTGTGGCGGTCGCTGTTCTGGCTCGACTCCCACGTGCTCGACCGGGTCGTGCCGAAGGACCACTGCTACACCGCGATCCGGACCGCGGTGCGGCCGCCGGCGGGCGCGGACGACCGCGGCTGA
- a CDS encoding acyltransferase, with the protein MSAELSPSEAEQLGRDIAHARADAAVRAATAREATARATLMGIDAGVRVPGVPPLPSRTRWGWRRSVRFAVERRMDTPEYLALYSRHLAQRLRHPHVVMGGMVFMGRRVELRARRGHGNLELGAWCWIGDDNKLRAHEGNLRLGPKVVMGRDNVINTYLDIEIGTNALLGDWIYICDFDHLYDRLDVPIKAQGLVKTPVRVGADVWVGEKASILRGADVGSGSVVASQALVKDRIPPFSIVVGTPARVIRSRLPDGMTVEEGLALQRAGHPLPGDPLEG; encoded by the coding sequence GTGTCCGCGGAGCTCTCACCCTCCGAGGCCGAGCAGCTCGGCCGCGACATCGCCCACGCCCGCGCGGACGCCGCGGTGCGGGCCGCCACCGCCCGGGAGGCCACCGCCCGCGCGACGTTGATGGGCATCGACGCCGGCGTGCGGGTGCCCGGCGTCCCGCCCCTCCCCTCCCGCACCCGGTGGGGGTGGCGGCGCAGCGTCCGCTTCGCCGTCGAGCGGCGCATGGACACCCCGGAGTACCTGGCCCTCTACAGCCGCCACCTGGCCCAGCGCCTGCGCCACCCGCACGTCGTGATGGGCGGGATGGTGTTCATGGGCCGCCGCGTCGAGCTGCGTGCCCGCCGCGGCCACGGGAACCTCGAGCTGGGCGCCTGGTGCTGGATCGGCGACGACAACAAGCTGCGCGCCCACGAGGGGAACCTCCGCCTGGGCCCGAAGGTGGTCATGGGTCGCGACAACGTGATCAACACCTACCTCGACATCGAGATCGGCACGAACGCGCTGCTCGGGGACTGGATCTACATCTGCGACTTCGACCACCTCTACGACCGCCTCGACGTCCCGATCAAGGCCCAGGGGCTGGTCAAGACGCCGGTGCGGGTGGGCGCGGACGTGTGGGTGGGGGAGAAGGCGTCGATCCTGCGCGGCGCCGACGTGGGGTCGGGGTCGGTCGTGGCCAGCCAGGCGCTGGTGAAGGACCGGATCCCGCCGTTCTCCATCGTCGTCGGCACGCCGGCCCGGGTGATCCGGAGCCGCCTGCCCGACGGCATGACCGTCGAGGAGGGCCTGGCGCTGCAGCGCGCCGGCCACCCCCTCCCCGGCGACCCGCTGGAGGGTTGA
- a CDS encoding transglycosylase domain-containing protein, translated as MRRIVVRLAIATGVVVVGGALLALVAALAVLHIDWDLPPERPLGRPSVLFDADGTPWHSFVADVSHAEVALAGISPHLRDAVVATEDHRFYDHRGVDPAGVLRAVWQNVRRGEIVEGASTLTQQYVKLTFTGSERTFRRKVREAVLAVQLEKERSKDEILAAYLNRVYFGEGAYGAQAAALTYFGVPAADLTLAQAATLASTLGRPADWSPVDDPEGTRRRRDVVLAEMAAHGFASAADVAAAQAEPLGLSPVRRPPPAAPYLVEEIRRQLLATIGPDRLYHGGLAIQSTVDLDDQYELERRMAGHLPADPAVEPAAVALDPSTGDVLAAWSGRDFAESQVDLALSSDYGRPSGSTFKVFALVAALEQGYALDSSWAAPAQIRIGDWEPRGGGCGGRCSLAQATSSSINTVFAQVAESVGVPAMVEAAGRLGVRSTLRDDDLTQVLGTASVTPLDMASAFGALANDGVACPARVIRGITDADGQPVAVPDPRQPDPADVEAWHLSMVAAGWAVPEAEELGRCHRAVPAGVARRATTALRAVVDGGTGTRAAIGRPQAGKTGTTSDSTQVWFAGYTPDLSLAVMVSHRDGDVPLRGLDGCGGACYGGQLPARMWADLATGLLADVAPRDFPAPEVGDDDGVERRTPPAGPAPPPPPPPPPPAPAPPPPAPPQPDPQPEPVAPPPPAAPPPEPEPPPEEDPPGPGGLIGELLGG; from the coding sequence CATCGACTGGGACCTCCCGCCCGAGCGGCCGCTCGGACGGCCCTCGGTGCTGTTCGACGCCGACGGGACGCCCTGGCACAGCTTCGTCGCCGACGTCAGCCACGCCGAGGTGGCCCTCGCCGGCATCAGCCCGCACCTGCGCGACGCGGTGGTCGCCACCGAGGACCACCGCTTCTACGACCACCGCGGGGTCGACCCGGCGGGCGTGCTGCGGGCGGTGTGGCAGAACGTCCGGCGGGGGGAGATCGTCGAGGGCGCGTCGACCCTGACCCAGCAGTACGTGAAGCTGACGTTCACCGGGTCCGAGCGCACGTTCCGGCGCAAGGTCCGCGAGGCGGTGCTGGCCGTCCAGCTCGAGAAGGAGCGGTCGAAGGACGAGATCCTCGCCGCCTACCTCAACCGGGTGTACTTCGGGGAGGGGGCGTACGGGGCGCAGGCCGCAGCGCTCACCTACTTCGGGGTGCCGGCGGCCGACCTCACGCTGGCGCAGGCCGCCACGCTCGCGTCGACGCTCGGCCGGCCAGCCGACTGGTCGCCGGTCGACGATCCCGAGGGCACCCGCCGGCGCCGCGACGTGGTGCTGGCCGAGATGGCGGCGCACGGCTTCGCGAGCGCCGCGGACGTCGCGGCGGCCCAGGCCGAGCCGCTCGGCCTCTCCCCCGTCCGCCGTCCCCCGCCGGCGGCGCCGTACCTGGTCGAGGAGATCCGCCGCCAGCTGCTGGCGACGATCGGCCCGGACCGGCTGTACCACGGCGGCCTGGCGATCCAGTCGACCGTCGACCTCGACGACCAGTACGAGCTCGAGCGCCGCATGGCCGGCCACCTGCCCGCCGACCCCGCCGTCGAACCGGCCGCCGTGGCCCTCGACCCCTCCACCGGGGACGTGCTCGCCGCCTGGTCGGGTCGGGACTTCGCTGAGTCCCAGGTCGACCTCGCCCTGTCCAGCGACTACGGACGGCCGAGCGGGTCGACGTTCAAGGTGTTCGCGCTGGTGGCCGCCCTCGAGCAGGGGTACGCCCTCGACTCGTCCTGGGCGGCGCCCGCGCAGATCCGCATCGGCGACTGGGAACCCCGCGGCGGCGGGTGCGGGGGCCGCTGCAGCCTCGCCCAGGCGACGTCGAGCTCGATCAACACCGTCTTCGCCCAGGTCGCCGAGTCCGTCGGCGTCCCGGCGATGGTCGAGGCCGCCGGACGGCTCGGGGTCCGCTCGACGCTGCGCGACGACGACCTGACCCAGGTGCTCGGTACCGCGTCGGTCACCCCCCTCGACATGGCCAGCGCGTTCGGGGCGCTGGCGAACGACGGGGTGGCCTGCCCCGCTCGGGTCATCCGCGGGATCACCGACGCCGACGGCCAGCCGGTCGCGGTCCCCGATCCGCGCCAGCCCGACCCCGCAGACGTCGAGGCGTGGCACCTGTCGATGGTGGCGGCCGGCTGGGCGGTGCCCGAGGCCGAGGAGCTCGGTCGGTGCCACCGCGCCGTCCCGGCCGGCGTGGCGCGACGGGCCACGACCGCGCTCAGGGCGGTCGTCGACGGCGGGACCGGCACGCGGGCGGCGATCGGCCGTCCCCAGGCGGGCAAGACCGGGACCACGAGCGACTCGACGCAGGTGTGGTTCGCCGGCTACACCCCCGACCTGTCCCTCGCCGTCATGGTCAGCCACCGCGACGGCGACGTGCCGCTGCGCGGCCTCGACGGCTGCGGCGGAGCCTGCTACGGCGGGCAGCTGCCCGCGCGGATGTGGGCCGACCTCGCGACCGGCCTGCTGGCGGACGTGGCGCCCCGCGACTTCCCCGCGCCGGAGGTCGGCGACGACGACGGCGTCGAACGCCGCACCCCGCCGGCCGGTCCCGCACCGCCGCCACCGCCCCCTCCCCCACCACCGGCGCCCGCGCCGCCCCCTCCCGCGCCACCCCAGCCGGACCCCCAGCCCGAGCCGGTCGCCCCTCCGCCGCCCGCCGCACCACCGCCAGAGCCGGAGCCGCCGCCCGAGGAGGACCCGCCCGGTCCCGGCGGGCTGATCGGCGAGCTGCTGGGCGGCTGA